The Gadus macrocephalus chromosome 3, ASM3116895v1 DNA segment CAAAGGGTTGTGGGTTCAAACCCTGTAGTCTGCAAACAAAACATCTCCAGACATCCTTGATAAGACGTCTAACTTATTAAAAATGATTACAGATAAGTTACTCTAAAAGCGTGTTCAGTCTGAACGACTATATGACATAATTGCGGCATAATTCGGTTATGTGAGTATCAATCATGTCGAGTTCTGCATCTTCTAGGCCCACCCGTGCCGTGTTGGACGTCAGCGGGTTCGCTCCGTTCTCTCAGACGCCCCAGAGAACTGCCGCGGCTGCGGTAACGGCGTCGCAGTGTGTGCTGAAACGCCCCCCTCTGGACGGAGAGTACATCACCGTGACGGACTCCTCGGGTAACCGGGTCTACCTGAGGCAGAAGGAGAACACAGGGAGGAAGGTAATTAGCTGCTAATTAGCCGCTGGTCACAGGTTACTATGGAAATGCTCCTTGGACCCAATTGGAAGGCCTGACGGAGACGCAGGCTAGTAGGTGACCTGTATCTTTGTCCTAATATCTCACCGGTGCTCTTAAAGGAATAGTTCAGCAGTTTAGCACATTTGGCTTGATACCCACTTCTTAATATCCACGTAATAAAGGGATTCACCAAAATGTTGAGACCCtttattttgtgaaaattggccGCATATGCACTTTAAACACGTTGTTgaacatatgtatgtatgtattatagagttcacctagactctgaaTAGCCACCCCGTCCCACCTCTCCTACTTATTGTATTTTgttcatcctggcacttaatgtacacacttattgtatgtcataCTTATTTATAGTACTatgttgtgtagcatcttatcctagctatctttttgTATACGGGGAGTGGCTTAACCTAGTGATTGGTTCTTTGAACATccctactgtaccgacagcgatatattgtctcACCTTcctatgacaaatgtacttattgtaagtcgctttgcataaaagcgtatgccaaatgtaaatgtattgcaATATCTTCTGTTGACTTACCCATGATGCCTCTGGTTGGTCCAGCTGGCGGATCCCAGGAGAGCGCTGCACTTGGACGGTTCTTTGGGCCTGCTCTCAGAACCCTTTGCCGTGCTGAGGGTGCAGGTGGCAGAGAGGGTGAGTCCCCGTCTGCTTTATCGCTCACCACCTCCCGTATTTACAATGCATGACAACTTTATTCACAACAAACAGTCGAACATAAACAATACTGATGTGAGTCATGAAGTGTCCCTtcaaggtgacatattataccgaCAGGTtagagtgtgattagctgttgAAAGACGTTTTGAAGTCAGCCTCTTCTGTAATCACAAGTGTGCgtgatagatgagcaacgtttgcttcagtccacgccggggtaggctggtagactgatctatacagcatatctaggtggacacgcccaccagtgatgtcagaagaggcagattttcaatacggcttgtaccagctaatcaaacacacacctgctggTATAACATGTCACCTTTTTAAAATGCTAATTTAAATTACctccaaaataaaacatacattgAGCGATTTATTGTAAATCACTGAAAATTGGTTGAATTGTAATTTCTAAGTGGTGCTTTATGATGTCATTGTGATCATTTATTTTGATTACAGCAACATCAACAGGCTGTGGAGGAATCTCTACGCCTGTCGGAGATGCTGGCTCGGTAaaaccctccctcccaccacacccacctctCTGACACATGAGACCAACATCTGAAGATGTTGCAGATTCCTCATGTCCATTGTTATTGTGCACAGCGGTGTGACGGAGCAGTTTGGCGAGTTTGGTGGCCccgaggtagaggaggaggaagaggaagataaCGAGGATGAGGATGGGCGACGTTCTCGACTCTGGGTGGACAGGTTCTCTCCCCACCACTACACAGAGCTGCTCAGTGATGACGTGAGTTCATCCATGGCCTGTCTTATCTTATTTATATGATACGGTCTTTCTTGGAATGTATGATATGCCGAAGGACCCGAATATTGTTTTAAAACTTGAACCGAAACATGCCACCCATTGATACTGGCCGAAGTTTGAATTGATGCGTGTTTTGTGTCATTGATTTGGTGGATGTGTGTTCCTGTATAGTTTACCAACCGCTGTCTGCTGAAGTGGTTGAAGCTCTGGGACACGGTTGTGtttgggagggagaggaaggtgcGGCCTCCTCAGGTTGACAGGCAGGCcccggcccaggcccaggccaaGAACCCGTACCAGAACAAGTTCAAACCCAATCCAGCTGCTGAGAACACCAACTTCAAAACCTTCAAAACCAAGAGTCAGATAACTGAAGAGATtctggaggcggagctggacAATCATAAACGGCCCAAGTTCAAGGTACACACTTGTAAAATGCTTAAAGGTCAAGGTATACACACGTCAATTGTAACAGGGTTATAGTTTAAGGTATGCACTCGTTTACACGTTTACAGTTCAAGGCAAGCACTTAATATACTTAGTTAAAGGTATACACTCATCAACTTGCTTACAGTTCATTGCAAGGCAGACCCTTGTTCATATGCTTGAAGTTAAAGGCATGAGCTCGTTAACATGCCTATGGACTGGAACAACACAGGTGTTGCTCATAACACTAATATCTATGTGCTACTTTGATGCACTAGGGCACAGGAAATAGACTCAACGGTTGAAGATAAACCCAATTGACGTTTTTCACAGCTTTCATTGCAGGGTTAACATAGCAGGGTAAACATAATGTCAATGTTGTCCCCTGATACTGACATTGAGGGTCACAACACTGTGTATGATATTCCTTCCCTACGGCTTATAATCCCCTAAAAGATTGTCTGCGACGGCAGGACGATTGATTGTGACTTCCTTCAGTATTTATCTaattctctctatttctctcccctACTTGTAGGTGGCAATGTTGTCCGGCCCTCCAGGCTTAGGGAAGACCACCCTGGCTCACGTCATCGCAAAGCATGCTGGGTATAACGTGGTAGAAATCAATGCCAGGTAAGTCGATGAACATTGCTACACAATAGCTTTGTGTAGTTCCGGTTCCTCAAACAACTTCACAAATggtgttctttttttaaatgtctgtcCTTTTTTCCCCACGACAGCGACGACCGCAGCGCCGAGGTGTTCCAGAGACGCGTCGACACGGCAACGCAGATGAAGTCGGTGCtggggaccaatcagaggccgaACTGCCTCATCATCGACGAGATTGACGGGGCGCCCACGGTACGCCACAAGAGCCTcttaaggcttagttatggttccacggtGAAGCAACGCGAGGGGGTTTACAGGCCCCTTAACCGcaaagggcctgacgtgcgccccccccccccccccccccccgacattTTTAATCTTGCGTCGAGGTGACGCAGCAgctagggctgtgattggtccgctaacgTAAACCCGACGCGTCGAAAAGCGACCGCGTGGTCATTGCGCCGCGTCAACTCCGGAACCATATGTAAGCCTTTTAGACCAGTGCAAATTACACCTGAACCAAGCCTTTTTTGTCAGTTAAGACGGGTTGTGTTCCTCACCTGCTCCTCTCTGGTTGTCTGTTCTCTTCAACAGGCCGCCATCAACATCCTGTTGGCCACACTGAACAGAAAAGACGGACACGGGGGAGAGGAAGGCGGAGAAActacaaagaagaagaagaaaaaggaggGCGTCCTCCTTCGACCAATCATCTGCATCTGTAACGACCTGTAAGAGTTGTTGGAAATGTGGTCCATGCAGGGAATTGTAGTTTTTGGAAATTGCTTATAAGGCAATAATATGGCTAATATGGATGAATAGGGAGGCTTCTATACAACATTCATCTGATGTTTGTCTTTCCTTTCAGCTATGTTCCAGCTCTCAGGCCTTTGAGGCTGCAAGCCTTCCTATTGGCTTTCCCCCAGACACAGCCCACCCGCCTGACACAGAGACTATCAGAGGTGCACTCGCCCACACACAATTTGTGTTGGTCTGATAGCTGTGTGTTGTTCTGATAGCTGTGTGTTGGTCTGATAGCTGTGTGTTGGTCTGATAGCTGTGTGTTGTTCTGATAGCTGTGTGTTGGTCTGATAGATGTGTGTTGGTCTGATAGATGTGTGTTGGTCTGATAGCTGTGTGTTGTTCTGATAGCTGTGTGTTGGTCTGATAGATGTGTGTTGGTCTGATAGCTGTGTGTTGGTCTGATAGCTGTGTGTTGGTCTGATAGCTGTTGGTTGTGGATCCACGTGTGTTCTGATGGCTGGGTGTTGCTTACACGTGTGTTGTTCTGATGGCAGTGTGTAGTCTACGTGCCTGTTGTTTACGCTGTGTGTTGTGGGCAGATCTCCCGGGTGCAGGGGATGAAGGCGGACACGGGGACCTTGATGGCACTGTGTGAGAAGACGGACAACGACATCCGCTCCTGTATCAACaccctgcaggtgtgtgtgcgtgtgtgtgtgtgtgcacttggaCTATTTTTGTCCCtgtattaaattatattttatctGGATCTAAATcaattgtttaaatgtgtgtgtgtgtgtgtgtagttcctCCACGGTCGAGGTCAGAGGATGGTGGACACCCGGACGGTGCAGAGCGTGGCTGTGGGGCAGAAGGACCAGAACAAGGGCCTGTTCCATCTCTGGCAGGAGACCTTCCAGCTGCCTCGGGTGAAGAGGTACATTAACCAGTGGGGGCGGGTTCAACGCCCGGCCTCAAACGTAGAACCACatggtctacctgtaggcctccttgtGCCAGATGCCTGACCCCACGCTGTGAGATGCTTGCGTACAAAAAGTGTCTGGGAATTTTGACTTGATATGAATAATATTTTATACCTGAGAGGACAAGTGAGGACCAATAGACCTGGTAGTCATCCTCCATTTCAACTGCAAACTTGTGTAGAGTGTGTGAAataggatcacacacacacacacacacacacacacacacacacacacacacacac contains these protein-coding regions:
- the chtf18 gene encoding chromosome transmission fidelity protein 18 homolog, translated to MDEYDEMYGIEDDYDQQFADELEVLAEMNNVQPTKNPPPPSEERTEPLQLDPPITPKAKRQKQDASVVKRLFDSQQTDEVTAPTTRTDDITPPSSPEQYESTHRPTRAVLDVSGFAPFSQTPQRTAAAAVTASQCVLKRPPLDGEYITVTDSSGNRVYLRQKENTGRKLADPRRALHLDGSLGLLSEPFAVLRVQVAERQHQQAVEESLRLSEMLARGVTEQFGEFGGPEVEEEEEEDNEDEDGRRSRLWVDRFSPHHYTELLSDDFTNRCLLKWLKLWDTVVFGRERKVRPPQVDRQAPAQAQAKNPYQNKFKPNPAAENTNFKTFKTKSQITEEILEAELDNHKRPKFKVAMLSGPPGLGKTTLAHVIAKHAGYNVVEINASDDRSAEVFQRRVDTATQMKSVLGTNQRPNCLIIDEIDGAPTAAINILLATLNRKDGHGGEEGGETTKKKKKKEGVLLRPIICICNDLYVPALRPLRLQAFLLAFPQTQPTRLTQRLSEISRVQGMKADTGTLMALCEKTDNDIRSCINTLQFLHGRGQRMVDTRTVQSVAVGQKDQNKGLFHLWQETFQLPRVKRKRVGPGFDEGPGEGGGAQRFQHILFLAQSSGEYDKVSQGLYDNYLSMRVRDPNMHLVCEGLQWLSFSDQLNQTIMHGQNFSLMRYLPFLSVTFHFLFAHAHVPRLSYPHSQHDASTRLQTNRNALSTMMADIPPAVRSRISELSLSADILTLLLDILCPKLRPVNPQLFSTREKEQMRELIDTMLAYNLSYRQDRTPEGQYTYILEPRVDEAVKFPGLPPRRQLTYQAKQTISREMEQEKMRRAEHLMMLRNPAATEAPKEKAKSTSDPKPKKNHQQRLETIVRQTTVEIRPEVDFFGRAVAPKPKKVLTSETGEKSVEQSMGTAVGNSHVWFRFNEGVSNAVRRNVYVRELL